The Halovivax ruber XH-70 genome includes the window ACGAGTCCGGCCGTCGCGTCCGGATCGAAGTTCGTCACCAGGCGCTCAGTGTTCTCCTGCTCCCAGTCGCCCTGACCCGACCGCATCGTCCCGCGGGCCGACCGTTCGATCACGTATTGCTCGCCCTCGAGCGAACGCGGGAGGTCGGTGTAGGAGACGATCCACTTCCCCTCGATCTCGTCGAGGACCTGGGTAAAGCGGTCGTGGTCAAACCCGCCCTCGTGGGAATAGAGATCGTCGCCAACGTCGACATACGGCGGATCGAAATAGAACAGAGTGTCTTCGGCGTCGGTTCGCTCCACCAGATCGGCGTAATCACGATTCGCCAGCTGGACGTTACGCAGTCGATCGGCGACCGCGTGGAGCTTTTCGCTCCGGTTTCGATAGACTCTCGCGTGGTTTCTGGCCTGGCAGAGACGGAAGCCACTGAAGCCGGTATACTTCTGTGCAAACTGCGTGTTCCGCAGGTAGAACCACCGACCCGCTCGCTCGAGGTCGTCAGCCGGTCGGTAGCCTGCGTAAAACTGGTGAGCGTACTTCCGGTGCAGGTCGCGACTGAACGGCGTGTTCGAAAGCCATTCGACGAGTTCCGCCTCGCGATCGCGAAGCGTCTCGTAGAAGTGAACGATATCGCTGTCGCGGTCGTTGAAGATCTCGACCGTGCTACGCGGCTTCTGGAGCATGACCGCAGCGCTGCCGCCGAACGGTTCGACGTAGCAGTGATGCGCCGGGAACTGCTCGATGATCCAGGTCGCGAGTCGCCCCTTGGAACCGGGGTACGGGAACGCGCCCGTTCGCTCGAGCCCATCACTCGACACGGTGATCACCTCCTGGCTGCCCGTGACAGTCGTTCAGCGACCATCTGAGTTGGAAGCAAAGCGCGCCAAGGTCTGCGAGTTCCTCGGCGACGCGTTCTGGGTCGCCACCTTCGTAGGCAGCTTCGAGGAACGCCTGAGCGAGTTCTCCCTGTTCCTCTTGCATCGCCAGCAGTAGGGTTTCAACGTCCTGCAGGCCCCACTCCTCGACGTTCTCCTCGGCTTTCCTCCCCCATGACTGGCCGATATAGAGGTAGTGCCGGCGCCCCGTCTCCTCACTCGACACGGCGACCACCTCGCGATTCGTCGACCGTCTCCGGGTCGATCACGTGCGACCACGCGAGTTGCGCGACCTCCTGCTCGGACCGGTCAGCGTCGACATCGTACCACCGACCGCGGAGGAGTTCGTCGACGAGCGTCGCAGGCACGATCGCCCGCGCCACGTTCGGCAGGCCCGGCCAGGGCACGTACACCGCGAGTAGGTACATCCCGGCCGCATCGAGCAGCTGCTCGTGTGCGCGACGCTTGACGTAGAACCGGCCGCGGGTCGACCGCGAACCGTTGCTCGTCCGGACCTGGCAGGCTTTGATCTCGATCGGCGTCTCCGGCTCGACGACCACGATCCCGTAAAACGGCAGCGTCGTCGACGGTTCGAGGAGGCCGGTTGTCTCCGCGTCGTGCCAGGTGGCCGTCGCGTCGCCCACGTAGCCCAACGCGTCGACCGCCTGGATCACGTCGGCCTCGATCGCGTCACCGCTGGCCTTCGGGCTCTCGATCTCGCCGAGGCTCGCTCGCGAGCTCACGGAAGATCACCTCGCGCTTTCCGCACCTCGCGAACGCACTCGGGACACAGGCGGCTCGTC containing:
- a CDS encoding DNA adenine methylase; the protein is MSSDGLERTGAFPYPGSKGRLATWIIEQFPAHHCYVEPFGGSAAVMLQKPRSTVEIFNDRDSDIVHFYETLRDREAELVEWLSNTPFSRDLHRKYAHQFYAGYRPADDLERAGRWFYLRNTQFAQKYTGFSGFRLCQARNHARVYRNRSEKLHAVADRLRNVQLANRDYADLVERTDAEDTLFYFDPPYVDVGDDLYSHEGGFDHDRFTQVLDEIEGKWIVSYTDLPRSLEGEQYVIERSARGTMRSGQGDWEQENTERLVTNFDPDATAGLVDDSTHQQTLVAATDGGEQR